From Nitrobacter sp. NHB1, a single genomic window includes:
- a CDS encoding VOC family protein, with protein MKIVTSLSFRGQCREAFEFYAKVLGGTIKAAIPYGDAPPGMPITDEKYKTWLMHCWLDVGDQALMGADMDVGWASNIDKPKNGFDVTLHTNDMAEGRRWFDQLSEGGKAGMPFGETFWSPGFGTLIDKFGVPWMVNVVPSADWKPPQG; from the coding sequence ATGAAGATCGTGACCAGCCTCAGCTTCCGGGGCCAGTGCCGCGAGGCGTTCGAGTTCTACGCCAAAGTCCTCGGCGGGACGATCAAGGCGGCCATACCCTATGGCGATGCACCGCCGGGCATGCCGATCACCGACGAGAAGTACAAGACCTGGCTGATGCACTGCTGGCTCGACGTCGGCGATCAGGCGCTGATGGGCGCCGATATGGATGTCGGATGGGCATCCAACATCGACAAACCCAAGAACGGTTTCGACGTCACCCTGCACACCAATGACATGGCCGAGGGCCGGCGCTGGTTCGATCAACTGTCCGAAGGCGGCAAAGCAGGCATGCCGTTCGGCGAAACCTTCTGGTCCCCGGGCTTCGGTACCCTGATTGACAAGTTCGGTGTCCCCTGGATGGTCAACGTCGTCCCATCGGCCGACTGGAAGCCGCCACAGGGCTGA
- a CDS encoding ribonucleotide-diphosphate reductase subunit beta has product MLDWSDTSPSAPAQPISPQTLAHDNMASPDPSPRVAMTDTPTDATGLGDIDRGAARVRVDDKRMINARADVNQILPLKYRWAWEKYLSGCNNHWMPTEVSMQADIALWKSKDGLTDDERRMVKRNLGFFAASESLVANNIVLAIYRHLTNPECRQYLLRQAFEEAVHTHTFQYIVESLGLDEGELFNMYREVSSITDKAAWALQHTRHLDDPGFKTGTPEADQAFLRDLVAFYVVFEGMWFYTGFVQILSLGRRNKMVGIAEQYQYILRDESIHLNFGIDVINQIRHENPHLWTTPFQEEVRAMLKNAAELEAAYGRDTMPRGFLGLNAALCETYMHVIANRRCAQLGLAPVFAEADNPFPWMSEAMDLKKEKNFFETRVIEYQNGGALAWD; this is encoded by the coding sequence ATGCTCGATTGGTCCGACACCTCGCCTTCCGCACCGGCGCAACCCATTTCGCCGCAGACGCTTGCGCATGACAACATGGCGTCTCCTGATCCATCGCCTCGCGTGGCAATGACCGACACCCCCACCGACGCCACCGGCCTCGGCGACATCGATCGCGGCGCCGCGCGGGTGCGCGTCGACGACAAGCGGATGATCAACGCCCGCGCCGACGTGAACCAGATCCTGCCGCTCAAGTATCGCTGGGCCTGGGAGAAGTATCTCTCCGGCTGCAACAATCACTGGATGCCGACCGAGGTGTCGATGCAGGCCGACATCGCGCTGTGGAAGTCGAAGGACGGCTTGACCGACGACGAGCGGCGCATGGTCAAACGCAACCTCGGCTTCTTCGCGGCCTCCGAATCGCTCGTCGCCAACAACATCGTTCTGGCGATCTACCGCCACCTCACCAACCCGGAGTGCCGGCAATATCTCTTGCGCCAGGCTTTTGAGGAAGCCGTCCACACCCACACCTTTCAGTACATCGTCGAAAGCCTCGGTCTCGACGAGGGCGAGCTGTTCAACATGTATCGCGAGGTGTCCTCCATCACCGACAAGGCGGCCTGGGCGCTCCAGCACACCCGGCATCTCGACGACCCCGGCTTCAAGACCGGCACACCGGAAGCCGATCAGGCGTTCCTGCGCGACCTCGTCGCGTTCTACGTCGTGTTCGAAGGGATGTGGTTCTATACGGGCTTTGTGCAGATCCTCTCGCTCGGCCGGCGCAACAAGATGGTCGGCATCGCCGAGCAGTACCAGTACATCCTGCGCGACGAGTCGATCCATCTGAACTTCGGCATCGACGTCATCAACCAGATCAGACACGAGAACCCGCATCTCTGGACCACGCCATTCCAGGAAGAGGTGCGGGCCATGCTGAAGAATGCCGCCGAGCTCGAAGCCGCGTATGGGCGGGACACCATGCCGCGCGGATTCCTCGGCCTCAATGCGGCGCTGTGCGAGACCTACATGCACGTCATCGCCAACCGCCGCTGCGCCCAGCTCGGGCTCGCGCCGGTGTTCGCGGAAGCCGACAATCCGTTCCCCTGGATGAGCGAGGCGATGGATCTGAAGAAGGAGAAGAACTTCTTCGAAACCCGTGTCATCGAATACCAGAACGGCGGTGCGCTTGCGTGGGATTGA
- a CDS encoding ribonucleoside-diphosphate reductase subunit alpha codes for MSLATEATARAVRPSLPAAIAMPPSEPAYQVIRRNGSVSPFDSSKIAVALTKAFLAVEGNSAAASRRVHDIVTELTDQIVASLTRRTDAGRTFHIEDIQDQAELALMRSEHHKVARAYVLYREERTRERAKAQESKAEGGSAVAAQTLRMKSADGSMAPLDTRRLAAVVEESCAGLDGVSAEAILTETHRNLYDSISADELALAPILAARTLVETDPDYAKASARLLLDKLRCEALGLITGRPEQATQTEMTERYAEYFRAYVRTGIANELLDPEIERFDLDRLAAALKPERDLQFDYLGLQTLYDRYFLHVRGTRFELPQAFFMRVACGLALREIDREEKAIAFYDLLSSFDFMASTPTLFNAGTLRPQLSSCFLTTVADDLDGIFKAIKDNALLSKYAGGLGNDWSRVRGLGAHIKGTNGESQGVVPFLKVANDTAIAVNQGGKRKGAVCAYLETWHIDIEEFLDLRKNTGDDRRRTHDMNTANWVPDLFMQRVEEDGVWTLFSPDETPDLHDLTGKAFADRYALYEKKAARGEMRVTKQVRAVELWRRMLTMLFETGHPWIAFKDPCNLRSPQQHCGVVHSSNLCTEITLNTSNTEVAVCNLGSVNLVNHLHDGKLDHEHLAHTVKTAMRMLDNVLDVNFYTIPEARTSNLRHRPVGLGIMGFQDALNILRLPYACDEAVSFADVSMEAISYWAISGSVDLAAERGRYPSYRGSLWSKGILPLDSLTLVDDARGAPVDLDRSSRLNWDALRQRVMTVGMRNSNCMAIAPTATISNICGVSQSIEPAYQNLYVKSNMSGDFTVVNAHLVRDLKARGLWDEVMISDLKYFDGGLGRIDRVPDDLKALYATAFEIDSAWLIDAAARRQKWIDQAQSLNLYIADPSGKKLDALYRHAWKRGLKTTYYLRSRSATHVEKSTLKGTDGKLNAVSASVSAAPLNGHAAESEGWKACRIDDPTCEACQ; via the coding sequence ATGTCTCTCGCAACCGAAGCTACTGCGCGTGCCGTGCGTCCGTCCTTGCCTGCTGCGATCGCGATGCCGCCCAGCGAACCCGCGTATCAGGTCATTCGACGCAACGGGTCGGTATCGCCGTTCGATTCCTCGAAGATCGCCGTCGCGCTGACCAAGGCGTTTCTCGCGGTCGAGGGCAACAGCGCCGCCGCTTCGCGCCGGGTCCACGACATCGTCACTGAACTGACCGACCAGATCGTCGCCAGCCTGACGCGGCGCACTGATGCGGGCCGCACCTTCCACATCGAGGATATTCAGGATCAGGCCGAACTCGCGCTGATGCGGAGCGAACATCACAAGGTCGCGCGCGCCTATGTGCTCTATCGCGAGGAGCGGACACGCGAACGGGCTAAGGCGCAGGAGTCGAAGGCAGAGGGCGGTTCGGCAGTCGCAGCGCAGACGCTGCGGATGAAGTCGGCCGACGGATCGATGGCGCCGCTCGATACCAGGCGCCTCGCTGCCGTGGTGGAGGAATCTTGCGCCGGACTCGACGGCGTCTCGGCCGAGGCCATTCTGACCGAAACCCATCGCAACCTTTATGACAGCATCAGCGCGGATGAGTTGGCGTTGGCTCCGATCCTCGCAGCGCGCACGCTGGTCGAGACCGACCCGGACTACGCCAAGGCGAGCGCGCGGCTCCTGCTCGACAAGCTGCGCTGCGAGGCGTTGGGCCTCATTACCGGCCGGCCGGAGCAGGCGACCCAGACGGAGATGACGGAGCGCTACGCTGAGTATTTCCGTGCGTATGTACGAACCGGCATCGCGAATGAGCTGCTCGATCCCGAGATCGAGCGCTTCGACCTCGACCGGCTCGCGGCGGCGCTGAAGCCGGAGCGCGACCTGCAGTTCGACTATCTCGGATTGCAGACCCTCTACGACCGCTACTTCCTGCACGTCCGCGGCACGCGTTTCGAACTGCCGCAGGCATTCTTCATGCGCGTCGCCTGCGGCCTTGCACTGCGCGAGATCGACCGGGAGGAGAAGGCGATCGCGTTCTACGACCTGCTCTCGTCGTTCGACTTCATGGCCTCGACGCCGACACTGTTCAACGCCGGAACGCTGCGGCCGCAGCTCTCGTCGTGCTTCCTCACGACCGTCGCCGACGATCTTGACGGCATCTTCAAGGCGATCAAGGACAACGCGCTACTCTCCAAATACGCGGGAGGACTTGGCAACGACTGGTCGCGCGTGCGCGGGCTCGGCGCGCACATCAAGGGCACGAATGGCGAAAGCCAGGGCGTTGTGCCGTTCCTGAAAGTCGCGAACGACACGGCGATCGCCGTCAATCAGGGCGGCAAGCGCAAGGGCGCGGTGTGCGCGTATCTGGAGACGTGGCACATCGATATCGAGGAGTTCCTCGACCTGCGCAAGAACACCGGCGACGACCGCCGCCGCACCCATGACATGAATACGGCGAACTGGGTGCCGGACCTCTTCATGCAGCGGGTCGAGGAAGACGGCGTCTGGACGCTGTTCTCGCCGGACGAGACGCCGGACCTGCACGATCTCACCGGCAAGGCCTTCGCCGACCGCTACGCCCTCTATGAGAAGAAGGCCGCGCGCGGCGAAATGCGGGTGACCAAGCAGGTTCGCGCCGTCGAGTTGTGGCGGCGGATGCTGACCATGCTGTTCGAGACCGGGCATCCCTGGATCGCCTTCAAGGACCCGTGCAACCTGCGCTCGCCGCAGCAGCATTGCGGCGTCGTGCATTCCTCGAATCTCTGCACCGAGATCACGCTCAACACGTCAAATACCGAGGTCGCGGTCTGCAATCTCGGCTCGGTCAATCTCGTCAACCACTTGCACGACGGAAAGCTCGATCACGAGCACCTCGCGCACACCGTGAAGACCGCGATGCGGATGCTCGACAATGTGCTCGACGTGAACTTCTACACCATCCCGGAGGCGCGGACCTCGAACCTGCGGCACCGGCCGGTCGGACTCGGCATCATGGGCTTTCAGGATGCGCTCAACATCCTGCGGCTGCCCTATGCCTGCGATGAAGCCGTGTCCTTCGCGGACGTGAGCATGGAGGCGATCTCGTACTGGGCTATCTCGGGCTCGGTCGATCTTGCGGCCGAGCGCGGCCGCTATCCCTCGTATCGGGGATCGCTGTGGTCGAAGGGCATCCTGCCGCTCGACTCCCTCACGCTGGTCGATGACGCGCGCGGCGCGCCGGTCGACCTCGACCGTTCCAGCCGGCTCAACTGGGACGCGCTGCGCCAGCGCGTCATGACCGTCGGCATGCGCAATTCGAACTGCATGGCGATCGCGCCGACCGCGACGATCTCCAACATCTGCGGCGTCTCGCAGTCGATCGAGCCTGCCTATCAGAACCTCTACGTCAAATCCAACATGTCCGGCGACTTCACCGTGGTGAACGCCCATCTCGTGCGCGATCTCAAGGCGCGCGGGCTATGGGACGAGGTGATGATCTCGGACCTCAAATACTTCGACGGCGGCCTGGGCCGGATCGACCGGGTCCCCGACGATCTCAAGGCGCTCTATGCAACCGCCTTCGAGATCGACTCGGCCTGGCTGATCGACGCCGCGGCGCGCCGGCAGAAGTGGATCGACCAGGCGCAGTCGCTCAACCTCTACATCGCCGATCCGAGCGGCAAGAAGCTCGACGCGCTCTATCGCCATGCCTGGAAGCGCGGCCTCAAGACCACCTATTACCTGCGCTCGCGCTCGGCGACCCACGTCGAGAAATCCACGCTGAAAGGCACCGACGGCAAGCTCAACGCCGTCTCGGCGTCAGTGTCAGCAGCACCATTGAATGGTCACGCCGCCGAGAGCGAAGGCTGGAAAGCGTGCCGCATCGACGATCCGACCTGCGAAGCGTGTCAGTAA